From Oryza sativa Japonica Group chromosome 4, ASM3414082v1, one genomic window encodes:
- the LOC4336562 gene encoding uncharacterized protein translates to MQPPCLGACSGGLALPVHRYHRLSSASRATVSCAAAAGGGKASPRGKENVWSVDNDRAAAAAAEASRGPKHRRRRRPGGRRLPPPPPPGRRKGKDAAGSRVLVSGAMLVEVETVLQTQEPVIKPSWDTFASSLSGVWKGVGAVFSPITAEMEPVGVGSKQEYLYDCYTLSHIEKHADNNYGSVIRRKTNWVQLNPHGEAEKQSAGYDSGDQYNYSDKRTLDLPAHESFDLKKSDVLDEDSIAQEPGIVYFEDGSYSRGPVDLAIGEFDESKYFISPTYKFEQCLVKGCHKRLRIVHTIELNEGGANIQIVRIAVYEEKWVSPAHIHVEDDTPVDVKPLSQRKRTKPSDLTGSWKVYEVSATPIFSEERQEIEGGALFVYLCMETVKKRSLPESSVFFGEEEMLDMQDVTMLWLPGGVTAYVDVDKDGILCIGVGWYSDEGINMVMERDYGTDGKLRDVRWKTEVKRRWNQPVLP, encoded by the exons ATGCAGCCGCCGTGCCTGGGCGCGTGCAGCGGCGGACTCGCCCTCCCGGTCCACCGCTACCACCGCCTCTCCTCGGCGTCCAGGGCCACCgtctcgtgcgccgccgccgccgggggaggGAAGGCGTCGCCCAGGGGGAAGGAGAACGTCTGGAGCGTCGACAACgaccgggccgccgccgccgccgcggaggcgagCCGGGGCCCGAAGCACCGCCGCCGGAGGCGCCCCGGCGGGCgacgcctcccgccgccgccgcccccggggaggaggaaggggaaggatgCGGCGGGCTCGAGGGTTCTGGTCTCCGGAGCCATGCTCGTGGAGGTCGAGACAGTGCTCCAAACCCAG GAACCTGTTATAAAGCCGTCTTGGGATACATTTGCGAGCAGCTTAAGTGGCGTTTGGAAGGGTGTTGGAGCCGTGTTCTCACCAATCACAGCAGAAATGGAGCCTGTTGGAGTGGGAAGCAAACAAGAGTACCTTTATGATTGCTACACTCTTTCTCATATTGAGAAGCATGCTGATAATAATTATGGATCTGTGATCCGAAGGAAGACAAACTGGGTGCAGCTCAATCCCCATGGGGAAGCTGAGAAACAGAGTGCTGGATATGATAGCGGGGATCAGTACAATTACAGTGACAAGAGAACACTTGATTTGCCTGCCCATGAATCTTTTGATCTTAAGAAGAGCGATGTACTTGATGAAGATTCTATTGCTCAGGAGCCAGGGATTGTATATTTTGAG GATGGATCATACTCTAGAGGGCCGGTTGATCTAGCGATTGGTGAATTTGATGAATCGAAATACTTCATTTCACCAACATATAAATTTGAGCAA TGTCTGGTCAAAGGGTGTCACAAGAGATTGCGTATTGTACATACTATTGAGTTAAATGAAGGAGGGGCTAACATACAGATCGTAAGGATTGCTGTATATGAAGAAAAATGGGTCAGCCCAGCACATATTCATGTTGAAGA TGATACACCTGTTGATGTTAAGCCTTTATCTCAAAGAAAGCGGACCAAACCATCAGACCTTACTGGCTCCTGGAAAGTATATGAAGTTAGTGCAACTCCAATTTTCAGTGAGGAAAGGCAAGAAATTGAGGGTGGTGCCCTCTTTGTATACTTGTGCATGGAGACAGTGAAGAAGAGAAGCCTGCCAGAGAGCTCGGTTTTTTTTGGGGAGGAAGAGATGCTTGACATGCAAGATGTCACCATGCTTTGGTTACCTGGTGGTGTCACTGCCTATGTTGATGTGGACAAAGACGGTATACTCTGTATAGGAGTTGGTTGGTACTCGGACGAAGGGATTAATATGGTGATGGAGAGAGACTATGGAACTGATGGAAAGCTCAGAGATGTTCGATGGAAAACTGAAGTCAAGCGCAGGTGGAATCAACCAGTTCTACCATAA
- the LOC9266196 gene encoding vegetative cell wall protein gp1: protein MALLRPLALCLLLVSCAAQSPASSPSASNGPPLSAATPQASAASSPQVSAAAPTTAASAPQVSSAAAPTNAASAPQVSAAAPTNAAQAPKVSAAAPTNAASAPRVSAAAPPNAASAPQVSAAAPPTTAAAAPQLAAASPPTATSSPPVSAPTLAVAAPPLATPPTVAAPVASPPLATPPAALPPATAPPTSAPAPLLAAPVLAPVATPTLAPAPAPVSPAPAPVSPAPAPIVAPTPAPILAPELSPLMAPELSPLGSLSPGPSLAPAMASEDESAATRAPAGIAALVALAAAGLVALF from the coding sequence ATGGCGCTCCTACGGCCTCTCGCGCTCTGCTTGCTGCTCGTCTCCTGCGCCGCGcagtcgccggcctcgtcgccgtcggcgtcgaaCGGTCCTCCGCtcagcgccgccacgccgcaggcatccgccgcctcgtcgccacAGGTCTCGGCCGCTGCACCGACCACGGCAGCCTCGGCGCCACAGGTGTCGTCCGCGGCGGCCCCGACCAATGCCGCCTCGGCGCCGCAGGTCTCCGCCGCGGCCCCGACCAATGCCGCCCAGGCGCCGAAGGTCTCCGCCGCAGCACCGACCAATGCCGCCTCGGCGCCACGGGTTTCCGCGGCGGCTCCGCCCAATGCCGCCTCGGCGCCACAGGTTTCCGCCGCGGCCCCACCGaccacggccgccgcggcgccacaGCTGGCCGCCGCGTCACCGCCgaccgccacctcctcgccaCCGGTCTCCGCGCCTACTTTGGCAGTGGCAGCTCCCCCTCTGGCAACACcgcccaccgtcgccgccccaGTGGCCTCCCCGCCCCTCGCCACTCCACCGGCGGCGCTTCCTCCGGCCACCGCGCCACCGACGTCTGCACCCgctccgctgctcgccgcccCGGTCCTGGCGCCCGTCGCCACGCCGACCTTGGCCCCCGCGCCAGCTCCCGTATCGCCGGCGCCAGCGCCCgtatcgccggcgccggctccgaTCGTGGCCCCGACCCCGGCGCCCATCTTGGCGCCCGAGCTGTCGCCCCTGATGGCACCGGAGCTGTCTCCCCTCGGCTCGCTGTCGCCGGGGCCCTCGCTCgcgccggcgatggcgtcggAGGATGAGTCAGCGGCGACGCGCGCGCCCGCCGGCATTGCCGCGTTGGTGgcattggcggcggcggggctcgtGGCCTTGTTTTAA
- the LOC4336564 gene encoding mavicyanin has translation MAQSCLALAVCVLLVHGGAARVAEAASYNVGNSAGWDISADFPSWLDGKSFFVGDTLVFQYSKYHTLSEVDEAGYRNCSTASAVLSSSDGNTTVALTAPGDRYFVCGNELHCLGGMRLHVPVSEPASPGGAGATPASPGGGGALSPGAAGDAGVPTLDLGGSHRVTVGPAVATWLCIIAAALFVW, from the exons atggctcaatcctgcctggcTCTCGCGGTGTGCGTCCTGCTcgtgcacggcggcgcggcgagggtaGCCGAGGCGGCGTCGTACAACGTCGGCAACAGCGCCGGCTGGGACATCAGCGCCGACTTCCCGTCCTGGCTCGACGGCAAGTCGTTCTTCGTCGGCGACACTCTCG TGTTCCAGTACTCGAAGTACCACACGTTGAGCGAGGTCGACGAGGCGGGGTACAGGAACTGCAGCACGGCCAGCGCGGTGCTCTCCAGCAGCGACGGCAACACGACGGTGGCCCTCACGGCGCCCGGCGACCGCTACTTCGTCTGCGGCAACGAGCTGCACTGCCTCGGCGGCATGAGGCTTCACGTGCCCGTCTCCGAGCCGGCCTCACCGGGCGGGGCcggcgcgacgccggcgagcccgggcggcggcggcgccctctcccccggcgcggccggcgacgcgggcgtCCCGACGCTCGACCTCGGCGGGTCCCACCGGGTGACGGTGGGGCCCGCGGTGGCCACGTGGCTGTGCATCATCGCTGCAGCCCTGTTTGTATGGTGA
- the LOC4336565 gene encoding mavicyanin — MQKHTGTSRQMAGLLPGVLVAVLLAAAAAPASAKDYTVGDSSGWTTGVDYTAWARGKTFNIGDTLLFQYTSAGHSVVEVSEADHTSCSAANPLRSYKDGTTIVTLTRSGTRYFICGSTGHCGAGMKLTVTVATLSGSAAGGTRLAKPSSSDADPTTTTTTRTSSATGGATGSWAPRTATWLLFFAAVGALL; from the exons ATGCAAAAACATACAGGTACGTCTCGCCAGATGGCCGGCCTTCTCCCCGGCGTGCTCGTGGccgttctcctcgccgccgccgcggcgccggcgtctgCGAAAGACTACACCGTCGGCGACTCGTCGGGGTGGACTACCGGTGTGGACTACACCGCCTGGGCCAGAGGCAAGACGTTCAACATCGGCGATACGCTAT TGTTCCAGTACACCAGCGCGGGGCACTCGGTGGTGGAGGTGAGCGAGGCGGACCACACCTCGTGCTCGGCGGCGAACCCGCTGCGGTCGTACAAGGACGGGACGACCATCGTCACGCTAACCAGGTCGGGCACCCGCTACTTCATCTGCGGCAGCACGGGCCACTGCGGCGCCGGCATGAAGCTCACCGTGACGGTCGCCACCCTCtccggcagcgccgccggcggcacgaGGCTGGCGAAGCCGTCGTCGTCCGACGCggacccgacgacgacgacgacgaccaggaCCTCGTCGGCCACGGGCGGCGCCACTGGCAGCTGGGCCCCGCGCACTGCCACGTGGCTGCTGTTCTTCGCCGCCGTGGGGGCCTTGCTGTGA
- the LOC4336566 gene encoding rosmarinate synthase, translating into MAAMTATMIHVESMQTAVPTRITGAGRTLPVAVSGGEAPPPLTAASLQRRFRAVLYYRGIEQLQAEEEEEERAVWVKESLSASLADHPEMAGRLRRRDDDDGGVRGPWEVRLNDNGVRLVQASVDMPMSAFLEAKDLARREAALTLWTDVDVHEPEFCAPFFMQLTRFQDGGYAIGASCSLLLADPLSLVDFLKAWARTHAEMRARGKPVAPPAVIQYARYLQSPGAAAAAVVRRLKSVPLDSCSAAAATTVLFRAAAGAQVDRHALAAACVDQAVETLGGNARKPPRLTVLAAGGSGELRVEACGCGDGEETTTPPPPSRGHHALRAAYWGDLGLGEIALDGSEPVHVSCTVVSPCADEGLVVVMAPAGGAELLISVTVPNY; encoded by the exons ATGGCAGCCATGACAGCTACAATGATCCACGTCGAGTCCATGCAGACCGCCGTGCCGACGCGGATCACGGGGGCGGGGCGGACGCTGCCCGTCGCCGTGTCCGGaggggaggcgccgccgccgctcaccgccgccTCGCTGCAGCGCCGCTTCCGCGCGGTGCTCTACTACCGCGGCATCGAGCAGCtgcaggcggaggaggaggaggaggagcgcgcggTGTGGGTGAAGGAGTCGCTCAGCGCGTCGCTCGCCGACCACCCGGAGATGGCcgggcggctgcggcgccgcgacgacgacgacggcggagtgCGGGGCCCGTGGGAGGTGAGGCTGAACGACAACGGCGTGCGGCTCGTGCAGGCGTCCGTGGACATGCCCATGTCCGCGTTCCTGGAGGCCAAGGACCTGGCGCGCAGGGAGGCCGCGCTCACGCTCTGGACCGACGTGGACGTGCACGAGCCCGAGTTTTGTGCCCCCTTCTTCATGCAA CTGACTCGATTCCAGGACGGAGGCTACGCCATCGGCGCGAGCTGCAGCCTGCTGCTCGCCGACCCGCTGTCTCTCGTCGACTTCCTCAAGGCGTGGGCTCGCACGCACGCGGAGATGCGAGCGCGGGGCAAGCCCGTCGCGCCACCGGCGGTGATACAGTACGCGCGCTACCTCCAaagccccggcgccgccgccgccgccgtcgtcaggcGCCTCAAGTCCGTTCCCCTCGactcctgctccgccgccgccgccacgaccgTGCTCTTCAgggccgccgccggtgcgcAGGTCGACCGCCACGCGCTCGCGGCGGCCTGCGTCGACCAGGCCGTCGAGACGCTGGGCGGCAACGCCAGGAAGCCGCCGCGGCTCACCGTCCTCGCGGCCGGTGGCTCGGGAGAGCTGCGCGTCGAGGCGTGTGGATGCGGGGACggggaggagacgacgacgccgccgccgccgtcgcggggcCATCACGCGCTCCGGGCCGCGTACTGGGGTGACCTCGGTCTCGGGGAGATCGCGCTGGACGGGAGCGAGCCCGTGCACGTGTCGTGCACCGTCGTCTCGCCGTGCGCCGACGAGGGCCTCGTCGTCGTGatggcgccggccggcggcgccgagctCTTGATCAGCGTGACTGTTCCGAACTACTAG